From one Paenibacillus terrae HPL-003 genomic stretch:
- a CDS encoding ATP-binding protein: MSRIEEVYNHYYLESGNDEMLADKLLVNIFLVFVPLLVYSALSDYRHMKQTPLLMGGVLGISSVLCLIFSYSWYGLFWDLRYVPLILSVLYFGPGAGLVNITLMMMARIYVGPDSIGVGLISMLLCYLVPLLVRKKFMHLKGMLARVLINLLMSVWMNVIMLVILMMHSWANGRLDEDEVELIRGVLWFAIIQFLNIGAASCWMEFSLEREEMRKKIKYAERLNTLGELAASMAHEVRNPLTVVKGFLQMAQSGLEGKNRRYMALALAEVDRAERIISDYLNLSKPQIGKTELMDLSGMVQQIVLLLKPMAAKQGVRMQTELRNEIYLHTDRNQLLQTLIHITKNAIEAAEDGGKVYIKLAVQEEKACLNIKDTGKGMSPEHLERVGTLFFSTKEVGTGLGTAVSFRMIEAMNGSIRYESEPGAGTEVIILLPMAQQSLLAAEG, encoded by the coding sequence TTGTCGAGAATAGAAGAAGTATATAATCATTATTACTTGGAAAGTGGGAACGACGAGATGCTGGCAGACAAGCTGCTCGTGAATATATTTCTGGTTTTTGTACCCTTGCTGGTGTACAGCGCTTTATCGGATTATCGACATATGAAACAGACCCCATTGCTCATGGGAGGGGTGCTGGGTATCTCTTCTGTGCTTTGTCTTATTTTCTCGTATAGCTGGTACGGCTTGTTTTGGGATCTCCGATATGTTCCGCTGATCCTCTCCGTTTTATATTTTGGTCCCGGAGCAGGACTGGTGAATATAACACTCATGATGATGGCCCGCATTTATGTTGGACCTGATTCCATCGGGGTGGGGCTGATTAGCATGCTGTTATGTTATCTCGTACCTCTCTTGGTGAGAAAAAAATTTATGCATCTCAAAGGCATGCTGGCCCGGGTGTTGATAAACTTGCTCATGAGTGTGTGGATGAATGTGATCATGCTGGTTATTCTTATGATGCATTCCTGGGCCAACGGCAGACTGGATGAGGATGAAGTCGAGCTGATCAGGGGGGTTCTTTGGTTTGCTATAATTCAATTTCTAAATATCGGAGCTGCCTCTTGCTGGATGGAGTTTAGTCTCGAACGGGAAGAGATGAGAAAAAAGATCAAATATGCTGAACGTCTCAATACGTTAGGGGAACTGGCCGCTTCCATGGCTCACGAAGTTCGTAATCCGTTGACGGTAGTAAAGGGGTTCCTGCAAATGGCCCAGTCAGGGCTGGAAGGAAAAAACCGCAGATATATGGCGTTGGCGCTGGCGGAGGTGGATCGGGCTGAAAGAATCATTAGCGACTATTTGAATTTATCCAAGCCGCAGATTGGGAAGACGGAGCTGATGGATCTGTCCGGTATGGTTCAACAGATTGTTCTGCTCCTGAAACCGATGGCGGCCAAGCAAGGCGTAAGAATGCAGACGGAGCTGAGGAATGAAATATATCTACATACGGATCGTAATCAACTGTTGCAGACGCTAATTCATATCACGAAAAATGCGATTGAGGCTGCGGAAGATGGAGGCAAGGTATACATAAAGCTGGCAGTTCAGGAAGAGAAGGCATGTCTGAATATCAAGGATACTGGAAAAGGCATGAGCCCGGAACATCTGGAACGGGTAGGCACTTTGTTTTTTTCGACCAAAGAAGTAGGGACAGGGCTGGGAACAGCAGTCTCTTTTCGCATGATTGAAGCGATGAACGGCAGTATACGGTATGAGAGCGAGCCGGGAGCGGGTACGGAGGTTATCATTTTGCTGCCGATGGCACAACAATCTTTGCTGGCTGCTGAGGGATAA